In one Culex quinquefasciatus strain JHB chromosome 2, VPISU_Cqui_1.0_pri_paternal, whole genome shotgun sequence genomic region, the following are encoded:
- the LOC6031380 gene encoding LOW QUALITY PROTEIN: vesicular glutamate transporter 1 (The sequence of the model RefSeq protein was modified relative to this genomic sequence to represent the inferred CDS: inserted 3 bases in 2 codons; substituted 3 bases at 3 genomic stop codons) — protein MAAFAAGLKGRAAGVFSGMGFEKFEMPKRGYDEMDGNTGGGGGGGYDDDGGGGGLPESPMSFEEIERPPLRHVDKYVRAECPCIKTTRFTIALMTCLGFIISFGMRCNMGMAKLQFENGEVKYNWTVAMESAVDSSFFWGYLVTQVPGGFLASMYPANRIFGTAIACSSFLNLLVPGAMMLHPTVVILVRVLQGLVEVSIEKKDCXXESRIXSLFDLLLQGVTYPACHGIWRFWAPPLERSRLATMAFSGSYAGVVIGMPMSGILTGWISWHAPFYFYGLMGCLWYCFWLWLSFEKPRQHPTITVKELKYIEKSLGESVQLPMPTIATTPWXAMATSMPVYAIIVANFCRSWNFYLLVLYQSAYLKHSFDFKIEETGILGALPHLLMTIIVPFGGMLADYLRRSGIMTTTNVRKLFNCGGFGLEGTFFQMGAVTALTLGVAFSGFAISGYNVNHLDIAPRYASILXGIGTIAGLICPIAIDHLTRGQPKSCWSTVFTIAACVHLVGITFYGIFASGELQPWAEPTLEEQKAWDPVASGYEKETTFNDPNGTAGAGMGPGAGPDGAGAPMHDPSKTVSYGAVTHVANNPFAYPQVVDEPVQPEARDAYLHGNPAERTY, from the exons CATGGGCTTCGAAAAGTTCGAGATGCCGAAGCGCGGCTACGACGAGATGGATGGCAACACCGGAGGTGGAGGTGGAGGCGGTTATGACGATGACGGCGGTGGGGGCGGCTTGCCCGAATCGCCCATGTCCTTCGAGGAAATCGAACGGCCACCGTTGCGCCACGTGGACAAATACGTCCGGGCGGAATGTCCCTGCATCAAGACGACGCGCTTCACGATAGCCCTGATGACCTGTCTGGGGTTCATCATTTCGTTCGGCATGCGCTGCAACATGGGCATGGCCAAGCTGCAGTTTGAGAACGGG GAAGTCAAATACAACTGGACCGTGGCCATGGAGAGCGCCGTCGATTCGTCCTTCTTCTGGGGCTACCTGGTGACGCAAGTGCCCGGTGGATTCCTGGCCTCGATGTACCCAGCGAACCGCATCTTCGGCACAGCCATCGCATGTTCGTCCTTTCTGAACCTGTTGGTCCCAGGTGCCATGATGCTGCATCCGACGGTAGTCATTCTGGTGCGTGTTCTGCAAGGTTTGGTTGAGGTTAGTATCGAGAAGAAGGATTGTTAGTGAGAATCACGGATTTAATCTTTGTTTGATCTTCTCCTTCAGGGTGTAACGTACCCCGCCTGTCACGGTATCTGGCGCTTCTGGGCCCCACCACTGGAGCGTTCCCGGCTGGCCACGATGGCCTTCAGCGGGTCGTACGCCGGCGTCGTGATAGGAATGCCCATGTCCGGCATCCTGACCGGGTGGATCAGCTGGCACGCGCCGTTCTACTTCTACGGCCTCATGGGGTGCCTGTGGTACTGCTTCTGGCTGTGGCTATCGTTCGAGAAGCCGCGGCAACACCCCACCATCACCGTGAAGGAGCTGAAATACATCGAAAAGTCCCTCGGGGAGTCGGTCCAGCTGCCGATGCCGACGATCGCGACGACGCCGTG TGCGATGGCCACCTCGATGCCGGTGTACGCCATCATTGTGGCCAACTTTTGCCGCTCGTGGAACTTCTACCTGCTCGTGCTGTACCAAAGTGCATATCTTAAGCATTcgtttgatttcaaaattgaagAG ACTGGTATCCTAGGAGCACTGCCACATCTGCTGATGACCATAATCGTCCCGTTCGGTGGAATGCTGGCGGATTACCTGCGAAGGTCCGGCATCATGACAACGACCAACGTGCGGAAGCTGTTCAACTGCGGAGGGTTCGGCCTCGAAGG AACATTTTTCCAGATGGGTGCCGTGACGGCCCTCACGCTGGGTGTCGCCTTCAGCGGGTTCGCCATCTCCGGATACAACGTGAACCACCTGGATATTGCGCCCCGGTACGCCAGTATCC ATGGCATTGGAACCATCGCCGGGCTGATTTGCCCCATCGCGATTGATCATCTCACGAGAGGGCAG cccAAATCCTGCTGGTCCACGGTGTTCACGATAGCGGCCTGCGTTCATCTGGTGGGCATCACGTTCTACGGCATCTTCGCGTCCGGCGAGCTGCAACCATGGGCCGAACCGACGCTGGAGGAGCAAAAGGCGTGGGACCCAGTGGCCAGCGGGTACGAAAAGGAAACCACGTTCAACGACCCGAACGGGACGGCCGGAGCCGGGATGGGGCCGGGAGCTGGCCCTGACGGAGCCGGCGCTCCCATGCACGACCCCTCCAAAACGGTGAGCTA